A genomic window from Solidesulfovibrio sp. includes:
- a CDS encoding CBS domain-containing protein: MRIRHMMQESLAVVGPDVTFTALLTAYRDTDSRLVYVVDAAGALLGLVSSYDILRAMLPFYLDSNLVKALPDDASVVRQAFAACRDRPVAEIMTTDIAAVSPDDLFLEAEALIAERGVNVLPVVDENGKLVGEVSRRTILKYLAGRYGLEAGE; this comes from the coding sequence ATGCGCATACGGCACATGATGCAGGAATCCCTGGCCGTCGTCGGCCCGGACGTCACCTTCACCGCCTTGCTTACGGCCTACCGCGACACGGACTCCCGCCTGGTCTACGTCGTCGACGCCGCGGGCGCGCTTCTCGGCCTGGTCAGCAGCTACGACATCCTGCGGGCCATGCTGCCGTTCTACCTCGACTCCAACCTGGTCAAGGCCCTGCCCGACGACGCATCCGTCGTGCGCCAGGCCTTTGCCGCCTGCCGGGACCGGCCCGTGGCCGAAATCATGACCACGGACATCGCCGCCGTAAGCCCCGACGACCTGTTCCTCGAAGCCGAGGCCCTCATCGCCGAACGCGGCGTCAACGTGCTGCCGGTGGTGGACGAAAACGGCAAACTCGTGGGCGAGGTGTCCCGACGGACCATCCTCAAGTACCTCGCCGGCCGCTACGGCCTGGAAGCCGGGGAGTAG
- the purT gene encoding formate-dependent phosphoribosylglycinamide formyltransferase, with the protein MTTLGTPLTASATKLLLLGSGELGKEVAIEAQRLGVEVVAVDRYPNAPAMQVAHRAHVVSMLDAAALRRIIEAEKPDYIVPEIEAIATEELLALEREGYAVVPTARAARLTMDREGIRRLAAEELGLATSPYRFADTKEEFLAACDAVGFPCVVKPVMSSSGKGQSLARDAAAAEAAWDYAQTAGRAGAGRVIVEGFVDFDYEITLLTVRHAGGTTFCAPIGHRQEKGDYRESWQPHPMSEAALAEARRLASAVTGALGGHGIFGVELFIKGDRVLFSEVSPRPHDTGMVTLLSQDLSEFALHVRAILGLPIPAVRQYGPAASRVILAAGDSTAPRYVIDPQALAEPDTAIKLFGKPEVHGLRRMGVALALGDDVEQAKAKAIRAAAHVTVSL; encoded by the coding sequence ATGACCACCCTCGGCACCCCCCTGACCGCGTCCGCGACCAAACTGCTGCTGCTGGGCTCGGGCGAACTCGGCAAGGAAGTGGCCATCGAGGCCCAGCGCCTGGGCGTCGAGGTCGTGGCCGTGGACCGCTACCCCAACGCGCCGGCCATGCAGGTCGCCCACCGCGCCCACGTGGTCAGCATGCTCGACGCCGCCGCCCTTCGCCGCATCATCGAGGCCGAGAAGCCGGATTACATCGTGCCGGAGATCGAGGCCATCGCCACCGAGGAGCTGCTGGCCCTGGAACGGGAAGGCTACGCCGTGGTGCCCACGGCCCGGGCCGCCAGGCTCACCATGGACCGCGAGGGCATCCGCCGCCTGGCCGCCGAGGAGCTGGGGCTGGCCACCTCGCCCTACCGCTTCGCCGACACGAAAGAGGAGTTCCTGGCCGCCTGCGACGCCGTGGGCTTTCCCTGCGTGGTCAAGCCGGTCATGTCCTCGTCGGGCAAGGGGCAAAGCCTGGCCCGCGACGCGGCCGCGGCCGAGGCGGCCTGGGACTATGCCCAGACGGCCGGCCGGGCCGGGGCCGGGCGGGTCATCGTGGAAGGCTTCGTGGATTTCGACTACGAGATCACGCTCCTTACCGTGCGCCATGCCGGCGGCACGACCTTTTGCGCCCCCATCGGCCACCGCCAGGAAAAAGGCGACTACCGCGAGTCCTGGCAGCCCCATCCCATGAGCGAAGCCGCCCTGGCCGAGGCCAGGCGCCTGGCCTCGGCCGTCACCGGCGCCCTGGGCGGCCACGGCATTTTCGGGGTGGAGCTTTTCATCAAGGGCGACCGGGTGCTTTTTTCCGAAGTCTCGCCGCGTCCCCACGACACGGGCATGGTGACGCTTCTTTCCCAGGACCTGTCGGAATTCGCCCTGCACGTGCGGGCCATCCTGGGGCTGCCCATCCCGGCCGTGCGCCAGTACGGGCCGGCCGCCTCCCGGGTCATCCTGGCCGCGGGCGACTCCACGGCCCCGCGCTACGTCATCGATCCCCAGGCCCTGGCCGAACCGGACACGGCCATCAAGCTCTTCGGCAAGCCCGAGGTCCACGGCCTGCGCCGCATGGGCGTGGCCCTGGCCCTGGGCGACGACGTGGAGCAGGCCAAGGCCAAGGCCATCCGGGCCGCCGCCCACGTCACCGTCAGCCTGTAG
- a CDS encoding acyl-CoA dehydratase activase, producing MDKVDRTGLRRVIGIDIGSRSIGLVALKDGRTVRALTVPTTYDLLRQCRRVLEGERAARVVATGYGRKLFAQAFEAADALGPVSDITEIQAHALGARALFPQARTVLDIGGQDTKVIALSEAGKVVKFEMNDRCAAGTGKFLEFMAVALQVPLEDFGAFALAADKRLRIGSMCTVFAETEATTLMAMGERPENIAMGLHLAIVGRVSAMAGRVGGRGPLVFSGGVARNACVVRLLAESLGQAPLIPDEPELVGALGAALAGLARCRAAGPTG from the coding sequence ATGGACAAGGTGGACAGGACGGGTTTGCGGCGCGTCATCGGCATCGATATCGGCTCGCGCAGCATCGGGCTGGTCGCCCTCAAGGACGGTCGAACCGTCCGGGCGTTGACCGTGCCCACGACCTACGACCTGTTGCGCCAGTGCCGCCGGGTTCTGGAGGGCGAGCGGGCGGCGCGCGTCGTGGCCACGGGTTACGGCCGCAAGCTGTTCGCCCAGGCCTTCGAGGCGGCGGATGCCCTCGGCCCGGTGTCGGACATCACCGAGATCCAGGCCCACGCCCTGGGCGCCAGGGCGCTTTTCCCGCAAGCCCGCACGGTGCTCGACATCGGCGGCCAGGACACCAAGGTCATCGCCCTGTCCGAGGCCGGCAAGGTGGTCAAGTTCGAGATGAACGACCGTTGCGCAGCCGGCACGGGCAAGTTCCTGGAATTCATGGCCGTGGCCTTGCAGGTGCCCTTGGAGGATTTCGGCGCTTTTGCCCTGGCGGCCGACAAGCGGCTGCGCATCGGCTCCATGTGCACGGTTTTCGCCGAGACCGAGGCCACCACGCTCATGGCCATGGGCGAGCGGCCCGAAAACATCGCCATGGGCCTGCACCTGGCCATCGTCGGCCGGGTGTCGGCCATGGCCGGCCGGGTCGGCGGCCGGGGGCCGCTGGTTTTTTCCGGCGGCGTGGCCCGCAACGCCTGCGTGGTGCGGCTTCTGGCCGAATCCTTGGGCCAGGCGCCGCTTATCCCGGACGAGCCGGAGCTCGTGGGGGCGCTGGGGGCGGCGCTGGCCGGCCTGGCGCGGTGCCGGGCGGCCGGGCCTACAGGCTGA
- a CDS encoding Flp family type IVb pilin: protein MLRTITNFIRDEEGATAVEYGLMAALIAAVIIGAVTTLGTNLNTLFTNLSGQIGTAGAS from the coding sequence ATGCTGCGCACCATCACCAACTTCATTCGTGACGAGGAAGGGGCCACCGCGGTTGAATACGGACTCATGGCCGCGCTCATCGCCGCCGTCATCATCGGCGCCGTCACCACCCTGGGCACGAACCTCAACACCCTCTTCACGAACCTCTCCGGCCAGATCGGCACCGCCGGCGCCAGCTGA
- a CDS encoding xanthine dehydrogenase family protein molybdopterin-binding subunit, with amino-acid sequence MADNNAPFTPKLTGHDYTTPDLRAKLTGAARFAEDFRAEGMLVCKLLTSPMPHAKVTRLDTRAALASPGVRAILTADELPAPADTVTDTGAVIRANKWAEPALTMEPLYMGEPILAVAAETEEAAAAAIAAIDIAFTPLPFVIDPLDSLRPGGPVARADGNVWLEPPQAPGGPPAMAAVGRLAWSEADFAAAGPLHLPLGQPSRQWAYGDLEAGFAKAALILDETGVTPNVSHQTLETRSTLAYWQNGKVFIHTGTQSTMQTVPAIARWLGIGTDKIVFVSEYTGGGFGSKGTAGISLVIPALLAKKANAPVMLPVSRELEQSIGRARPSLIGRLRAGFAADGRLLALDMYALQDNGPYEENHDAVLAGRMVSLLYQPEAMRWRGLSVLTNTPTRMYQTGPGGVQGVMLMDPVLAKAARALQLDQVAIRRVNAPAGKAPLGAPGPDGKRPHATSAFVREALDLGAKAFDWEGRKAGPARPAPGKRRGLGVGLGCFVAGTIGFDGLFVITPEGRIRIHCGIGNLGTESFSDVQRVLADALDVPWEACEIIWGNTGKHLPWSCISGGSQTIHAMSRAALAASLDAKRKLAAIAARDLGGAPGDYVVAKGRVFRPDTGQGLDFGQAARRAVALGGAYDGHECPADVHPLTKASVAALAGQGLVAVAKDTFPRDGQSFSYVASFAEVEVDTVTGVCRIVDFHAAADAGFVVHPRAFGGQLVGRSMLGFGHALGQRWVYDKHYGLPLATRFHQTKPPTILDLPARFGWSSVGIPDPETPIGARGIGEPPTGAACAAVLNALADALGGESFRRAPVMADTVLAALYPQTPVSQDGLSANV; translated from the coding sequence ACGAGCTGCCCGCCCCGGCCGACACCGTCACCGACACCGGCGCCGTGATCCGGGCCAACAAATGGGCCGAGCCGGCCCTGACCATGGAACCCCTCTATATGGGCGAGCCCATCCTGGCCGTGGCCGCCGAAACCGAGGAAGCCGCCGCCGCGGCCATCGCCGCAATCGACATCGCCTTTACGCCGCTGCCTTTCGTCATCGATCCCCTGGACAGCCTGCGCCCCGGCGGCCCCGTGGCCCGGGCCGACGGCAACGTCTGGCTCGAGCCGCCCCAGGCGCCTGGTGGCCCGCCGGCCATGGCCGCGGTGGGGCGGCTGGCCTGGTCCGAGGCCGATTTCGCCGCCGCCGGCCCGTTGCACCTGCCCCTGGGCCAGCCCTCGCGGCAGTGGGCCTACGGCGACCTGGAGGCCGGTTTCGCCAAGGCGGCCCTCATCCTGGACGAGACCGGCGTCACGCCCAACGTCAGCCACCAGACCCTGGAGACGCGCTCCACCCTGGCCTATTGGCAAAACGGCAAGGTGTTCATCCACACCGGCACGCAAAGCACCATGCAGACCGTGCCGGCCATCGCCCGCTGGCTGGGCATCGGCACGGACAAGATCGTTTTTGTCAGCGAATACACGGGCGGCGGTTTCGGCAGCAAGGGCACGGCCGGCATTTCGCTGGTCATCCCGGCGCTGTTGGCCAAAAAAGCCAATGCCCCGGTCATGCTGCCCGTGTCGCGCGAGCTCGAGCAGTCCATCGGCCGGGCCCGGCCGAGCCTGATCGGCCGGCTGCGGGCCGGGTTTGCCGCCGACGGCCGCCTGCTGGCCCTGGACATGTACGCCCTGCAGGACAACGGGCCCTACGAGGAAAACCACGACGCCGTCCTGGCCGGGCGCATGGTGTCGCTGCTCTACCAGCCCGAGGCCATGCGCTGGCGGGGGCTGTCGGTGCTCACCAACACCCCCACGCGCATGTACCAGACCGGCCCGGGCGGGGTGCAGGGGGTCATGCTCATGGACCCGGTCCTGGCCAAGGCGGCTCGGGCCTTGCAGCTCGACCAGGTGGCCATCCGCCGGGTCAACGCCCCGGCCGGCAAGGCCCCCCTGGGCGCCCCCGGCCCGGACGGCAAGCGGCCCCACGCCACCAGCGCCTTCGTGCGCGAGGCCCTGGACCTTGGCGCCAAGGCCTTCGACTGGGAAGGGCGCAAGGCCGGCCCCGCCCGCCCGGCGCCCGGCAAACGCCGGGGCCTTGGCGTGGGGCTGGGCTGTTTCGTGGCCGGTACCATCGGCTTCGACGGCCTTTTCGTCATCACCCCCGAGGGCCGCATCCGCATCCACTGCGGCATCGGCAACCTGGGCACGGAATCGTTTAGCGACGTGCAGCGCGTGCTGGCCGACGCCCTGGACGTGCCCTGGGAAGCCTGCGAGATCATTTGGGGCAATACCGGCAAGCACCTGCCCTGGAGCTGCATCTCCGGCGGCAGCCAGACCATCCACGCCATGTCCCGGGCCGCCCTGGCCGCGAGCCTGGACGCCAAACGCAAGCTCGCGGCAATCGCGGCCCGCGACCTTGGCGGCGCACCCGGGGACTACGTGGTGGCCAAGGGCCGGGTGTTTCGCCCGGATACCGGCCAGGGCCTGGATTTCGGCCAGGCGGCCAGGCGGGCCGTGGCGCTTGGCGGCGCCTACGACGGCCACGAATGCCCGGCCGATGTCCATCCCCTGACCAAGGCCTCGGTGGCCGCCCTGGCCGGGCAGGGGCTCGTGGCCGTGGCCAAGGACACCTTTCCCCGGGACGGCCAGAGCTTTTCCTACGTGGCCAGCTTTGCCGAGGTGGAAGTGGACACGGTAACGGGCGTTTGCCGCATCGTGGATTTCCACGCCGCGGCCGACGCCGGGTTCGTGGTCCATCCCAGGGCCTTCGGCGGCCAGCTCGTGGGGCGCTCCATGCTCGGCTTCGGCCACGCCCTGGGCCAGCGCTGGGTCTACGACAAGCACTACGGCCTGCCCCTGGCCACCCGTTTCCACCAGACCAAGCCGCCCACCATCCTCGATCTGCCGGCCCGATTCGGCTGGTCGTCGGTGGGCATCCCGGACCCGGAAACGCCCATCGGCGCCCGGGGCATCGGCGAGCCGCCCACGGGCGCGGCCTGCGCCGCCGTGCTCAACGCCCTGGCCGACGCCCTGGGCGGCGAATCGTTTCGGCGGGCGCCGGTCATGGCCGACACGGTCCTGGCCGCCCTGTACCCGCAAACGCCGGTTTCGCAAGACGGGCTTTCGGCCAACGTCTGA
- a CDS encoding glycosyltransferase family 39 protein, with the protein MHDVRESHERSLAPATTGIFAATPPMNAFRRAPPVSASPCGDDSRPRSPAASPHPAPPGRNVRCGDLLALCCITAIAAWLRLTDLGLPSMWWDEVLVPMTARLPLAAIVERALTQDLHPPLFYFLIKAVMAASTADWALRLPAALAGIAAVPLLYLAGKSFISRETGLFAAVLAAVNPLLLLLSRQVRPYTLVFDLSLVSLWAFAALLRGGTWRAMACLWATNLALALLHFTALLVIGAEGAMLLCLALARRSRGNLWRLAAFSLGAALAAGASLPFLCGALSANVDASGARKTLATMAAMTTQRLGETFWYLPNLVARVTVTALTVVGALRLWRQSRETSLLLAGFALLPMAALTAARFTTYFNPWHLTVLLPAALILAGNGLPVLLSPGCPRPLVATLLCLALALPYPLFLHERFYAVASHTGPYKSLAELLTRTMEPHDCVVFSDQGLANAVGWYAARSGPADDRLARPRLDAGDATANLFFVAAGGYGHLAADEASFLAHMGDPSAVAEVLGTRVYYFEIPRRPLLPLGPLPARRAVGLYPPQLHVEAESLENVASLPLWGGGLIATRNHTPGQATFAFANTAPVPQRLTVFLGFSVTAPDNRLAVAYAFDDEPWREGFLLDKPLGEGDASFPVDRTAPYRRFRLRFTLVCDSRRPMYPGGNLESLRLKDFQVHAEALGPAAAEAKP; encoded by the coding sequence GTGCATGATGTGCGGGAGTCGCACGAACGAAGCCTCGCGCCCGCAACGACCGGAATCTTCGCCGCAACGCCGCCGATGAACGCCTTTCGCCGCGCCCCTCCCGTATCCGCGTCGCCTTGCGGTGACGACAGCCGGCCACGTTCCCCCGCCGCGTCGCCGCATCCCGCGCCGCCCGGGCGCAACGTCCGCTGCGGCGACCTTCTCGCGCTGTGTTGCATCACCGCCATCGCCGCCTGGCTGCGGCTCACGGACCTGGGCCTGCCTTCCATGTGGTGGGACGAGGTGCTCGTGCCCATGACGGCCCGCCTGCCCCTGGCGGCCATCGTGGAGCGGGCCCTGACCCAGGACCTCCACCCGCCGCTGTTTTATTTCCTGATCAAGGCGGTCATGGCCGCAAGCACCGCCGACTGGGCCTTGCGCCTGCCGGCGGCCCTGGCCGGCATCGCCGCCGTGCCCCTGCTGTACCTGGCCGGCAAATCGTTCATCTCCCGGGAGACCGGCCTGTTCGCGGCCGTGCTCGCCGCCGTCAACCCCTTGCTGCTGCTGCTTTCCCGGCAGGTGCGGCCCTACACCCTGGTCTTCGACCTGTCGCTCGTCTCCCTGTGGGCCTTCGCCGCCCTGCTGCGGGGCGGCACCTGGCGGGCCATGGCCTGCCTGTGGGCCACCAACCTGGCCCTGGCTCTGCTCCATTTCACCGCGCTTCTCGTCATCGGCGCCGAGGGGGCCATGCTGCTGTGCCTGGCCCTGGCCAGGCGCAGCCGGGGCAACCTGTGGCGGCTGGCGGCCTTTTCCCTGGGCGCCGCCCTGGCCGCCGGGGCCAGCCTGCCGTTTCTGTGCGGCGCGCTTTCGGCCAATGTGGACGCCTCCGGCGCGCGAAAGACCCTGGCGACCATGGCCGCCATGACCACGCAGCGGCTGGGCGAAACGTTCTGGTATCTGCCCAACCTCGTGGCCCGGGTGACCGTCACGGCCCTGACCGTCGTCGGCGCGCTCCGGCTGTGGCGGCAAAGCAGGGAGACCAGCCTGCTTCTGGCCGGTTTCGCCCTGCTGCCCATGGCGGCGCTGACGGCCGCGCGGTTCACCACCTATTTCAATCCCTGGCACCTGACGGTGCTGTTGCCGGCCGCGCTCATCCTGGCCGGCAACGGCCTGCCCGTGCTCCTTTCGCCCGGCTGTCCGCGCCCCCTGGTGGCCACGCTGCTGTGCCTGGCCCTGGCCCTGCCGTATCCGCTGTTCCTCCACGAACGCTTCTACGCCGTGGCCAGCCACACCGGGCCGTACAAGTCCCTGGCCGAGCTGCTGACGCGGACCATGGAACCCCATGACTGCGTGGTGTTTTCCGACCAGGGCCTGGCCAACGCCGTCGGGTGGTACGCCGCCCGCTCCGGCCCGGCCGACGACCGCCTGGCCCGGCCGCGCCTCGATGCCGGCGACGCCACGGCCAACCTCTTTTTCGTGGCCGCCGGGGGATACGGCCACCTGGCCGCCGACGAGGCCTCGTTTCTGGCCCACATGGGCGACCCCTCGGCCGTGGCCGAGGTGCTGGGGACCCGGGTCTACTATTTCGAGATACCCCGCCGGCCGCTCCTGCCCCTGGGGCCGCTGCCGGCCAGGCGGGCGGTCGGGCTCTATCCGCCCCAGCTCCACGTCGAGGCCGAGTCCCTGGAAAACGTCGCCAGCCTGCCGCTGTGGGGCGGGGGGCTCATCGCCACCCGAAACCACACGCCCGGCCAGGCCACCTTCGCCTTTGCCAACACCGCCCCCGTGCCCCAGCGGCTGACCGTGTTCCTGGGATTTTCCGTCACCGCCCCGGACAACCGCCTGGCCGTGGCCTACGCCTTCGACGACGAACCCTGGCGCGAGGGGTTCCTGCTCGACAAACCCCTGGGCGAGGGGGACGCCTCCTTCCCCGTGGACCGCACGGCCCCCTACCGGCGGTTTCGCCTGCGCTTCACCCTCGTTTGCGACTCGCGCAGGCCCATGTATCCGGGCGGCAACCTGGAGAGCCTGCGCCTGAAGGACTTCCAGGTCCACGCCGAGGCCCTGGGCCCGGCGGCGGCCGAGGCGAAGCCGTGA
- a CDS encoding cytochrome b/b6 domain-containing protein encodes MNLVVRGASPWGQPIILHAAWSLLWLCLAGAAAFVVVHALWVRRRAGAPAGPVPPELAGAFPGAVARHSFVARVFHWLMAACVLTLLATAFSPRFGLAFDWVGPHVLAGAVLVAAIAFHIAHAITCQDVGAIWPVPADWPQLRAVLFPPRDGAAMPRAGKYPLGNKLFHLGAVVVGLTLAATGTAMLWRVRTPFVTRDPYRFFGDGGWGVVYALHGLAAMALAGLVVIHIYFAIRPEKRPITRSMLVGTMDRDFYLGHHDPARWGGEGPAPKESAKEAGSA; translated from the coding sequence ATGAACCTGGTCGTTCGGGGCGCTTCCCCCTGGGGGCAGCCCATCATCCTCCACGCCGCCTGGTCCCTGTTGTGGCTGTGTCTGGCCGGCGCGGCGGCTTTCGTCGTCGTCCATGCCCTGTGGGTGCGCCGGCGGGCCGGCGCGCCCGCCGGCCCGGTCCCGCCCGAACTGGCGGGGGCCTTTCCCGGGGCCGTGGCGCGCCACTCCTTCGTGGCCCGGGTTTTCCACTGGCTCATGGCCGCCTGCGTGCTGACGCTTCTGGCCACGGCCTTTTCGCCCAGGTTCGGCCTGGCCTTCGACTGGGTCGGCCCCCATGTCCTGGCCGGGGCGGTGCTGGTGGCGGCCATCGCCTTTCACATCGCCCATGCCATAACCTGCCAGGACGTGGGGGCCATCTGGCCGGTGCCGGCCGACTGGCCGCAGCTGCGCGCCGTCCTTTTCCCACCGCGAGACGGCGCCGCAATGCCCAGGGCCGGGAAATACCCCCTGGGCAACAAGCTCTTTCACCTGGGCGCCGTGGTCGTGGGCCTGACACTCGCCGCGACCGGCACGGCCATGCTCTGGCGGGTGCGCACGCCCTTTGTCACGCGCGATCCGTATCGCTTCTTCGGTGACGGCGGCTGGGGTGTGGTCTATGCCCTGCACGGCCTGGCGGCCATGGCCCTGGCCGGCCTGGTCGTCATTCACATCTACTTCGCCATCCGCCCGGAAAAACGGCCCATCACCCGGTCCATGCTCGTTGGGACCATGGACCGGGATTTCTACCTCGGCCACCACGATCCCGCCCGCTGGGGCGGCGAGGGCCCGGCCCCGAAAGAGTCCGCCAAGGAGGCGGGCAGCGCATGA
- a CDS encoding ArsB/NhaD family transporter, which produces MFWTATAIFVCAYAVIVSEKINKTKAALFGAALTLATKVLTQHDALHDVDLGVDWNVIFLLISMMLIVNIMTKTGVFQYVAVKAAKLGRGEPFAIMAIFAVVTATASAFLDNVTTVLLLAPVTLLVAKELEIDPVPYLITEAIASNIGGTATLIGDPPNIMIGSKAGLDFMDFLVHLTPAIVIIMAAWMLVWKVLFGNRLQVGPAQKARILAMKEGALIKDRVLLAKSLVVLALTILGFMLHGLLGYEPATVALLGASTLLLVSGEDPQQVLEEVEWPTIFFFMGLFIIIGGTVKAGLIEYLSQQVIALTHPTKDSMLVLSMVMVWFSGIASAIVDNIPFVATMNPLLAELAEKVLGPSTGLSGQALYTHPTMLPVWWSLALGACLGGNGTAIGASANVIVVGLSEKAGHHISFGRFLKYGAPVTLGTIVVSMAYIYVRYYAFGG; this is translated from the coding sequence ATGTTCTGGACCGCCACCGCCATCTTCGTCTGCGCCTACGCCGTCATCGTCTCGGAAAAGATCAACAAGACCAAGGCGGCCCTGTTCGGCGCCGCCCTCACCCTGGCGACCAAGGTCCTCACCCAGCACGACGCGCTGCACGACGTGGACCTCGGCGTCGACTGGAACGTCATCTTCCTGCTGATTTCCATGATGCTCATCGTCAACATCATGACCAAGACCGGCGTGTTCCAGTACGTGGCCGTCAAGGCGGCCAAGCTCGGCCGGGGCGAACCCTTCGCCATCATGGCCATCTTCGCCGTGGTCACGGCCACGGCCTCGGCCTTCCTCGACAACGTCACCACCGTGCTGCTGCTGGCCCCGGTCACGCTGCTCGTGGCCAAGGAACTGGAAATCGACCCCGTGCCCTACCTGATCACCGAGGCCATCGCTTCCAACATCGGCGGCACGGCGACGCTGATCGGCGACCCGCCCAACATCATGATCGGCTCCAAGGCCGGCCTCGATTTCATGGATTTCCTCGTCCACCTGACCCCGGCCATCGTTATCATCATGGCCGCCTGGATGCTCGTCTGGAAAGTGCTCTTCGGCAACCGCCTCCAGGTGGGCCCGGCCCAGAAGGCCCGCATCCTGGCCATGAAGGAAGGCGCCCTCATCAAGGACCGCGTCCTTCTGGCCAAAAGCCTGGTCGTTTTGGCCCTGACCATCCTCGGCTTCATGCTCCACGGCTTGTTGGGCTACGAACCGGCCACCGTGGCCCTGCTCGGCGCCTCGACCCTGCTGCTCGTTTCCGGCGAGGACCCCCAGCAGGTCCTGGAGGAAGTGGAATGGCCCACCATCTTTTTCTTCATGGGCCTTTTCATCATCATCGGCGGCACGGTCAAAGCCGGGCTCATCGAATACCTCTCCCAGCAGGTCATCGCCCTGACCCACCCGACCAAGGACTCCATGCTGGTGCTGTCCATGGTCATGGTCTGGTTTTCCGGCATCGCCTCGGCCATCGTGGACAACATCCCCTTCGTGGCCACCATGAACCCGCTTCTGGCCGAACTGGCCGAAAAAGTCCTCGGCCCGTCCACCGGGCTTTCCGGCCAGGCCCTCTACACCCATCCGACCATGCTGCCGGTCTGGTGGTCCCTGGCGCTCGGGGCCTGCCTTGGCGGCAACGGCACGGCCATCGGCGCCTCGGCCAACGTCATCGTGGTCGGGCTGTCCGAAAAGGCCGGCCACCACATCTCCTTCGGCCGCTTCCTCAAATACGGCGCGCCGGTGACCCTTGGCACCATCGTGGTCTCCATGGCCTACATCTACGTGCGTTATTACGCCTTCGGCGGGTAG
- a CDS encoding acyl-CoA thioesterase domain-containing protein yields MPQPATHTRIDQSLCGAPVALSPGRAVVRLTLAPAMAVDDRGLVHGGFVFGLADHAAMLAVNDPLVVLGAAEVRFTAPTAVGETLEAEASQDEDAGKKRRVSVTVRRDGQTVFTGSFTCFVLQSHVLDL; encoded by the coding sequence ATGCCCCAGCCCGCCACCCATACCCGCATCGACCAGTCCCTGTGCGGCGCGCCCGTTGCCCTGTCCCCCGGCCGGGCCGTCGTGCGCCTGACCCTCGCCCCGGCCATGGCCGTGGACGACCGAGGCCTCGTCCACGGCGGTTTCGTCTTCGGCCTGGCCGACCATGCCGCCATGCTGGCCGTGAACGATCCGCTGGTGGTCCTCGGCGCGGCCGAGGTCCGCTTCACCGCGCCCACGGCCGTGGGCGAAACCCTCGAAGCCGAGGCCAGCCAGGACGAGGACGCCGGCAAGAAGCGCCGCGTGTCCGTCACCGTGCGCCGGGACGGACAAACCGTGTTCACGGGCAGTTTCACCTGCTTTGTCCTGCAAAGCCACGTGCTCGACCTGTAA
- a CDS encoding FAD binding domain-containing protein, whose translation MATVRDSMPSFDLYQPADLDAALALAGRLGPAGWLLAGGCDSLERFKDRHKTPKAVIDLGGVAELAGIRADGDDLVIGPMTTLTDVARHPLVRERFGLLARAAGEVAAPQIRNQGTLGGNIAQDTRCWYYRAGWTCYRAGGNLCYADTPQGRNREHAILGASRCVAVSPSDTAPALVALEARLVIRSAAGRREVAAEDFFVGPDRDITRLTILKPGEVLGEIRLPPAWAGAPWAFEKVRDRPVWDFALVNMAAVLRTTGDRLDKARVVLGAVAARPWRLAAIEAAVAGRPRAEAAALAGRLAVAEARPLSHNGYKVTLAQNLVFRAIAGKEAA comes from the coding sequence ATGGCCACGGTACGCGACAGCATGCCTTCCTTCGACCTCTACCAGCCGGCGGACCTGGACGCGGCCCTGGCCCTGGCCGGGCGCCTGGGGCCGGCCGGCTGGCTTTTGGCCGGCGGCTGCGACAGCCTGGAACGCTTCAAGGACCGCCACAAGACCCCCAAGGCCGTGATCGACCTCGGCGGGGTGGCCGAACTGGCCGGCATCCGTGCCGACGGCGACGACCTGGTCATCGGCCCCATGACCACCCTGACGGACGTCGCCCGCCATCCCCTGGTGCGGGAGCGCTTCGGGCTGCTCGCCCGGGCGGCCGGGGAGGTGGCCGCGCCCCAGATCCGCAACCAGGGGACCCTTGGCGGCAACATCGCCCAGGACACCCGCTGCTGGTATTACCGGGCCGGCTGGACCTGCTACCGGGCCGGCGGCAACCTCTGCTACGCCGACACGCCGCAGGGCCGCAACCGCGAGCACGCCATCCTCGGCGCCAGCCGCTGCGTGGCCGTCTCGCCCTCGGACACGGCCCCGGCCCTGGTCGCCCTGGAGGCCCGGCTGGTCATCCGCAGCGCCGCCGGCCGCCGCGAGGTCGCGGCCGAGGACTTCTTCGTCGGGCCGGACCGCGACATCACGCGCCTGACCATTCTCAAGCCCGGCGAGGTGCTCGGCGAAATCCGCCTGCCCCCGGCCTGGGCCGGGGCGCCGTGGGCTTTCGAGAAGGTCCGCGACCGGCCGGTCTGGGATTTCGCCCTGGTCAACATGGCCGCCGTCCTGCGCACCACCGGCGACCGCCTGGATAAGGCCCGGGTGGTGCTCGGGGCCGTGGCCGCCCGGCCCTGGCGGCTGGCCGCCATCGAGGCCGCCGTGGCCGGCCGGCCCAGAGCCGAGGCCGCCGCCCTGGCCGGGCGCCTGGCCGTGGCCGAGGCGCGGCCGCTTAGCCACAACGGCTACAAGGTCACCCTGGCCCAAAACCTCGTGTTCCGCGCCATCGCCGGCAAGGAGGCCGCATGA